From the Bacteroidales bacterium genome, the window GGAGCAACCGTTCAATTAGTCAACAGTAAAGTGAACAAAGGAACGGCAACTGACTTAAATGGGAATTATGTTCTTCTGGATCTGCCACCTGACAGGTATGAAATAAAGGTTTCATATATTGGGTATAAAGATGCATTTGCAACTAATGTTGTGGTGACTTCAGGTAAAGAAGTTGTGCTGGATATAGTGATGGAAGAAGACCTTAAACTCTTGAATGAGGTGGTGATAACATCAAACAACAAGGCGGGAACATTGAACGATTTAGTCCCGGTTAGTGCCCGGACATTCTCAACTGAGGAAGTAAACCGCTATGCAGGGGGGCGAAGTGATCCCGCCCGTTTGGCAGCTAATTTCGCCGGAGTAAGCGCACCTGACGACAGCAGAAACGATATTGTAATCCGGGGCAATTCGCCAGTTGGTGTTTTGTGGCGCATTGATGGAATGAACGTTACCAACCCTAACCATTTCGCAACGGTAGGTACAACCGGTGGAGCTGTGAGTGCGTTAAATACCAACCTTTTGAGAAGTTCCGACTTCCTGACCTCAGCATTTCCAGCCGAATATGGCAATGCCACGGCCGGGGTTTTCGACCTGGGTTTCAGAAATGGAAATACACAGAAACGGGAAACCACTCTGCAGGCTGGTCTGATCACCGGCCTCGAAGCTACTACCGAAGGGCCAATCAGTAAGAAAAATGCTTCATCATATCTTGTTGGATACCGCTATGCACTGGCTGGTGTAGCCCAGGCAGCAGGCATTGATATTGGCACAACGGCCCTGCCTTCGTATCAGGATTTGTCATTTAATGTAAACAGCGGCAACACCAAAATGGGCAGGTTTACACTGTTTGGCATTCTTGCCACAAGTACCATCAATATTGCTGGTGGCAATTCAGGTGAGTTGTATGGAGGTGAAGGTGGCGGACATGATTTGAGCAGTCAAATCGGCATTATCGGGATAAAACATTTCAAACAACTGAATAGCAAATCCTATTTTAGTTCCAATATTGGGTTAAACTATTCAAAGTCGGGACAAACAGATTATAGCTTCGACAGAATGACTGATTCAGTTTATACGAAATCAGAGAATAAGGTTACCAGGACAGGATATAATTTTTCAAGCAGTTTCAATTCCAAGATAAACTCAAGGTTATTCGTAAAAATTGGAATCCAGGATGAAGTGATTGGATTGAACCTTTATTTCAGGGAGAAAAGAGATCCCCTCTCAGAATTTAAACAGATATGGGATTATAATAGTTACACAAATCTGGCGCAGGCCTACATGCATGCCAAGTATAGCTTTAATGATAAGCTCACTCTCAATGCGGGTTTACATTCCCAGCTGTTTTTCCTGAATAATTCTCTCTCAGTCGAGCCACGTTTAGGGTTAAAATATGAAATTGATTCTAAAAGCAGCCTTACCTTTGGCTATGGACTCCATTCACAAACGCAACCCCTAAATGTTTACTTTTTACAAACTCAGATTGCTGATGACTCCTATGTTTATAACAATGAGAACCTTGATTTTACCAAAAGCCATCATTTCGTATTGGGTTACGATTTGCAGCCTTTCAAAGACTGGCGGTTGAAAACAGAGGTCTATTATCAGTCACTCTACAATGTGCCGGTAAACACTTTTTCGAGCAGCTATTCAATGCTAAATACCGGAGCAGGTTTTAAGACCGATCTGGAAGATAGTCTGGCAAATAATGGAACCGGGACAAACTATGGAATAGAACTGACATTAGAGAAATTTTTCAGCCGCGGATATTATGGCTTGTTTACTTCCTCGATTTATAGTTCTAAGTATAAAGGAAGCGATGGAGTAGAGCGAAACACAGCATTCAACGGGAAATACGTATTCAATATTTTGGGTGGAAAAGAATGGAAGGTGGGAAGCGAAAAACAGAACAAAATATCAGCCGATATAAAATGCACCAATGCAGGGGGAAGGGCTTACACCCCTATTGATCTGGAGGCTTCGGCTGCCACAGGCCGCGAACAATTATCTACCGATGCCTATTCGGATTTTTATGCCAATTACTTCCGTTTGGATTTCAAGCTCGGTTATACGCACAACAGCCGGACGAAAAAACTTTCGCAGTCGTTTTCCATTGACCTGCAAAACATCACGAACAATGATAATGTTTTCTCACAAAGCTATGATGACAGAAGCCGGTCGTTAAACACCACCTACCAGCTCGGGTTTTTCCCGAATGTGATTTATAAAATACAGTTTTAAAGATGTTTTATACATTTGAGAGATGACAAGAATCACTTTAAGCAGCCGCAGAATCGAATTATTTTCATATTTCCTGATTTGGGCTTTCGTTTTTTCTGTGCCATATTTCAGTGAGCGAAGTTCAGGACACATTAACTGGCAAGAGGTCATAAAAAACTGGGCACATGTTTTCGGGTTTCTCGTTCTTTTTCTGATCAATGTATATATCCTGGTACCCCGGTTGCTCTTAACAAAGAAATACAGGTATTACTTTGTGATGGTGTCGGTTCTGATTGGTTTGGTGGTAGGATTAAACATTCTCGGCCCCAAAGTATTTCCTCCTCAGCCTGGAACTAAAACTGAAGTACCAGCCGAAAATTCAACGCCTCCCATGATGAATGCCCATAAAGGAAAGCCTCCTGTTATGGCTTTCGCGGATAATTTTATCATTTGTATCCTGTTGGTAGGTGCCGGCACAACTGTAAAGCTGATGTCTAAATGGCTGAGCGAGGAGAAACTGCGTAAAGATGCCGAGAAGGAACAGCTTAAAACAAACCTTGCTCTCCTGAAGCACCAGGTAAGTCCGCACTTTTTCATGAATACTTTGAATAACATCCATGCACTTATTGAAATGGATACTGAAAAAGCACAGGACGCTATTGAAAGGCTTTCAACTCTTATGCGTTACTTGCTTTATGATTCGGCTCAAAATGTGATTGAATTGAACAAAGAGATAGAGTTTATTAAAAGTTTTGTTTCACTAATGCAACTCAGGCATTCAGAAGAAGTAGATGTTAAAATACTGATCCCAGATCAAAT encodes:
- a CDS encoding TonB-dependent receptor, yielding MKKCLLIISIFLTLLSTAQNNRQNIRGIISDKLSQTILPGATVQLVNSKVNKGTATDLNGNYVLLDLPPDRYEIKVSYIGYKDAFATNVVVTSGKEVVLDIVMEEDLKLLNEVVITSNNKAGTLNDLVPVSARTFSTEEVNRYAGGRSDPARLAANFAGVSAPDDSRNDIVIRGNSPVGVLWRIDGMNVTNPNHFATVGTTGGAVSALNTNLLRSSDFLTSAFPAEYGNATAGVFDLGFRNGNTQKRETTLQAGLITGLEATTEGPISKKNASSYLVGYRYALAGVAQAAGIDIGTTALPSYQDLSFNVNSGNTKMGRFTLFGILATSTINIAGGNSGELYGGEGGGHDLSSQIGIIGIKHFKQLNSKSYFSSNIGLNYSKSGQTDYSFDRMTDSVYTKSENKVTRTGYNFSSSFNSKINSRLFVKIGIQDEVIGLNLYFREKRDPLSEFKQIWDYNSYTNLAQAYMHAKYSFNDKLTLNAGLHSQLFFLNNSLSVEPRLGLKYEIDSKSSLTFGYGLHSQTQPLNVYFLQTQIADDSYVYNNENLDFTKSHHFVLGYDLQPFKDWRLKTEVYYQSLYNVPVNTFSSSYSMLNTGAGFKTDLEDSLANNGTGTNYGIELTLEKFFSRGYYGLFTSSIYSSKYKGSDGVERNTAFNGKYVFNILGGKEWKVGSEKQNKISADIKCTNAGGRAYTPIDLEASAATGREQLSTDAYSDFYANYFRLDFKLGYTHNSRTKKLSQSFSIDLQNITNNDNVFSQSYDDRSRSLNTTYQLGFFPNVIYKIQF
- a CDS encoding histidine kinase, producing the protein MTRITLSSRRIELFSYFLIWAFVFSVPYFSERSSGHINWQEVIKNWAHVFGFLVLFLINVYILVPRLLLTKKYRYYFVMVSVLIGLVVGLNILGPKVFPPQPGTKTEVPAENSTPPMMNAHKGKPPVMAFADNFIICILLVGAGTTVKLMSKWLSEEKLRKDAEKEQLKTNLALLKHQVSPHFFMNTLNNIHALIEMDTEKAQDAIERLSTLMRYLLYDSAQNVIELNKEIEFIKSFVSLMQLRHSEEVDVKILIPDQIPDIKIPPMLFISLLENAFKHGVSYPMKSYIYFELQFHDNSLVCNIRNSKHKKAANQFDEYSGIGLENIRKSLDLLYEKDYELVISDNEIDFGVNLTIPV